From the genome of Labeo rohita strain BAU-BD-2019 chromosome 12, IGBB_LRoh.1.0, whole genome shotgun sequence:
AGAAAACGTGACAACCATCCTTTTCGCCATCCTTTAGGTGAATAATGCACTGTAGCTCTTTCTCCCACATGACCTACATTCTGTTGTACTTTTTATCAGGAGACTTGATGAACTATCATTAATTATTCAAGGCAGTTTTTCTCTCTCGTTCAGACTTCTCTTGTTGTgacatatttcacattaaataatttaaagtctTGGTTTTTGATTGCAAATTAATGCAGTAACATGTTTTGATAggggtgtttttatttttaacattgttactagttttattaccttttattttaaatttttgattCTAATAGAAAGATATGCACTTAGGTTATACAGCTTGCTTTATGTGTTCATAGGTGGAAAGTTCATCCTGTGAAAGGATGGGTTAGCCAGAGTATGTGCGCTCAATAAAGAAGCTAGTTTTTCTGAGTACATGCAGTCCTTGGGCTCATGCTTCACCTGGAGGCGATCGCTGCTCTATTTTTTGCTGACTCACGTTTGGCCTGTTCTGACTTTTTGGTCAGGTCTATCACGGTGTTGCTTTTGTGAATAATTGCTGGTGAGCACATAATTAGCCCAAACCCAAATTCATGCTTGGGTTTGGGAAGAGTGCATGAGCTTTTTCAAGATTATTAAAGTCAAAGCTAACTCAGATGCTGTTTTACACCATGATTACAGAAGATAGGATTTACGGAGCTCATACAAAATCTCTCCGTTCATTAGCTGCTCAGTGCTCTGCTGTGACGGGTCAGAAAAAGACAGGCCCAGACCGGCATTGTAACTCAGCCCACGGCAGCATGTTGACTGGGAGCAGTTCCATGAGTTCATTTTTAGCGCTGGCCTTGAGACTCAGTGAGTCTGCCTGGCAACACTTTAATCActtaggccctgtttacacctggtattaacatCCGTCTTGGGTGATCTGATCCTAAGTGGTCAGGCGAGAAAGATTGCTGTATACACCTGGAATTAACATGCGTCCCTGTGGCCACTTGTGATTGCATCTCTTATTGAGTGATTGCCACTTCATGTTGATAgagcccaaaaaaaaaacattaatggaatagttcacccaaaaatgtaaattacccCATGAGTTTGGATGGTCCTCACTGCCGAACACAAGATCCGAGGGATGAGGTTGGATCCAGATCCAACTCCTCCCACATTTCATATTCCTAAACCCAACCGTCTCTACCCTCGAAtgaaattatgcaaattatGATTGTGTACATTGAACTAAGTATTGACTGATTTAAAACCAAAgaagtgcaaaaaaattaacactggCACAAGTAACAGACAgtctttaaaacacttttaatagtACAATAGTTGATTAACAGGGGAGAACTTTATTATTGTTCAGGTTGCATCTGGATAGAATAACATCAACTACAAAGACACAGTggtcacatttatttctgtCCTTCTCATTTTTTATACACTTATATTTAGCATTATATGCTTATAACAATGTGGCTTCTATCTTATTGATTTTTGTCATCATGTTCCAGATCCAGGTGCCCCCACCTCATGGAGAAGGTTGGCAAGGTGTGGAGCAACCTGAAGAAGGGATGTCAATCTCTGCTCCACACAGATGGGGGTTCTCGCATTGAAACGCCACCACAGCTTCAACCGCAAACAGACACGGTATGCCAGAGTGTGGACAAGGCCCAGGGAGACAGCACATTGGAGGCTGCAAGTACATCTAGTAGTGTGGCAGCACTCCCTCTAGTGGCATGGAGGACCGGTGGGAGTGTGACACGACAGGGCCATAACTGTGTAGTGGATGTACCCCAGATACTAGAGATCACAGTCGAGCAGGATACTGAAGATGCTCGTGCTCCTCTGGGAGCCCGCAGAGACTCTTATTCACGTCATGCACCTTGGAGTGGAAAGAAGAGGCACTCATGTTCCACTAAGGCTCAGAGTTCTCTAGAGACCACAGATCGGCGATCAGGCCGGTCTCGGCGCAGACATGGGACTGGTACCAGCCGTGAGGAGTTGGAGCCAGGGGCAGCACGCTCAATCCGGCAGCAGATCCATGATACAGTGGGCCTGTGCCTCCCGCTGCGCTCATCCTCTCGGAACAGTCACCTTCCACTACCCAAACGTAAGATACAAATCACAGAGTTGATGCTGGAGACGTGCCCCTTCGCACCAGGATCAGACCTTGCCCGAAAATGGCACCTCATTAAACAGCACACCGCACCAGTCACAGTGACACCAGTAGATTCATCCTCAGATGCTTGTGGTGCTGCCTGTGCCTCACCGGAAGATGAGGAAGAGCGCTTGCGAGAAAGAAGACGACTTAGCATCGAGGAAGGTGTGGACCCACCTCCAGATGCCCAAATCCACACAGTGGAGGCCATCACAGCTCCTCTGGCTTCTCTTTATAAGCTGGGACCCAAGTTGGCCCCTGGAATGGGTGAAACCCTAGGCGATAGCCGGGGGGCAACAGCAGCAAACTGTGACTCTGAGGACGATGATACCACCACTCTTTGCTTGCAAGCTCGCAGGCCCAAGCAGCGACACGCTTCGGCTGAGGGTCTCCTGAGCAGCAAGCAGCCAGGTCCTTGGAAAGTACACACTCAGATTGACTACATCCACTGCTTGGTTCCAGATCTGTTACAGATCACAGCACTTCCCTGCTACTGGGGTGTGATGGACCGTTATGAGGCTGAAGCTCTGCTGGATGGTCGGCCCGAGGGTACCTTTCTGCTGCGGGACTCTGCGCAAGAAGACTACCTGTTCTCCGTTAGCTTCCGCCGCTATGGCCGTTCGCTGCATGCACGTATTGAGCAGTGGAATCACAACTTCAGCTTTGATGCGCACGACCCTTGCGTGTTCCACGCAGCCACAGTCACGGCACTCTTGGAACACTACAAGGATCCTAGCGCTTGCATGTTCTTTGAGCCGTTGCTCACCGTGCCTCTGCACCGGACCTTCCCATTCGGCCTGCAAAGCCTTGCTCGATCAGCCATTTGCAATGGGATCACCTACGATGGCATCGGGGCACTGCCACTGCCCCCTGCTCTGCAGGACTACCTCAGGGAGTATCACTATAAGCAGAGGGTGCGCGTACGCTGGCTTGAGAGGGAGCCAGTCAAGGCCAAGTGAGGCAGGGCAGATACTTCTCAGCTCTCCAACAGGAGTAGTCCATTCAGCACTTTGCAGAGGTGgaggaattacattttttgtttgtgggGGGCAAGGGGTTGGAGATATGAATGGAGGGACCTGAAATCGAACACAATATATAAGCTTCTATCATTTTTGTTATCACTCTAGCAAACAAAGAAATTACATATACAGTGGGCTCTCCAGTGTGCACATTTCACTACAGCTTCTGGACTAGGATGAAGCAGCAGAGGTCTTGGTGTCATTTTCCCTTCTCCCTCAGTTCCCTAGGGGGAATCTGCAGATACAGATATTATGCCCTTCCATTCTTTCACCGCTTGACTATGTGGTTTATAGccatttcactttatttgtgTTGTACCGTTCACCTCCGCACCTTCAATTCCCAATTGCattgttaacatttattaaaagaaatattgCGGACAAATTCTGAGGGGAGGGGAAATGAAGGGTGATGTTCAACTATTGCTTTTCCCAGCTTCTTTCATCATCCTTAGCTTTCATGGTGCTCTGTCAGTGGTTCCCATGGTAACATTCTGCGCTCATCCTGTGGTTAGAGGAGGAGGCATTCTAGAGCAGGAAATAGAAAGGCTTTCACCCTGCTCGCAGAGAACGAGACAGAAATCCATGAAAGATGGATTGACCTTAAACTAAGGTGTCCAGACAGCTTTTGGGAATGCGTTGCAGTGGAGAGAAGGGCTCTGTGACGTTCTGCTTCCTTGCGCTTCCAGGAAGCGATAAGGATGACGGTGCACAACGTGACGCGGTGTGATGTGAGAGCgcttggttttcaaaaaaacatagtTACTCACACTCTGCGTTCTGTTGCTGTCAGTATGTTTTGTAATCATTAATTCCTACCACTAATTGCACAGGGGGGGGTGACTAATTCTGTGTTGtctttttgtattgttttgaatgGTCTATCAGTGCCCTGGAAGTTGGGCGCTGATTGAGAGCACTTTAACTTAACTGTGCTTATGTTAGTGGGTGCAGCAGAGGCAATACATAAACCTGCTACACTGGGACCATTGTTGTTAGGCATAAACACCCTCCTATATAGGAATAAACACTCTATGCTCACTTCGTCTAACCCACGTTGTTCTAGAGAGGACAGAGTAAGAGTTTGAGGTGACCCTTTGAGTGCCATTGGGTTGGGTCAGGCTGCCTTGCTTGGCTTGATTTTGGGATTGATCTGTAGTACATTTATCAGATTCTTTTTCGAAAGCAACTGGAGGAAGGTTCTGGATTTAAATAAGAGTATAATCACATTATTGGCCTCTAGGCCAAGACCAGCTTCTTGATCACTTtagaacaggggtgcccaaactcagtccttgagggctggtgtcctgtaagagtttagctccagcttgcctcaacacacctgccaggacgcttctagtatgcctagtaagagcttgattagctggttcaggtgtgtctaattggagttggagctaaactccaggaccgagtttgggcacctctGCTTTATAATCAGTCATATCCACACTTGAATTTCTTTGACTAAGTAAGAGATTTCAAATGCAGTAGGTGTTTTTTGATGAATGctgcaaaaaggaaaaaacagatttataaCTCTCGTACCATTCACCCCATCTGTTTAATCTCAAACAAGATCACTTAAGCAGGGTGCCTTCATACATCTAAAGCTTTTAGTTCATCATATGGTGCATTCAGTGGATGTTACTAAAGGTGGTCCAATTGGAAAAGACATCCTTTCCAATGACTGTTCCTGCGCTGAGTGCCAATGGCGCTGTTAGACATCCTCTTCACAGGCCTGGTGCTGATGTATGATGCATTTTAAGTACTGCTAGGGATATGACTATTGATTCCCACATCTTTCTGACTTGTTTTCAATTGAGGAGATCAGGTAGAACTGCCAAATGCTAAGCTCAGGCTCGCAACACCTAAATAGCAGTGTGGTACCGTGCGACTATAACCAgctttgtgtgtatgtgtgtgagtgtgctgCACTGCCCCTGACCTCCCTGTCAACCGTAAGAGACTTCTGCTGACGTGTAAAGTTTTGTGCTATCCACTCCTCCCAGGCAACACTAATCCACAGTCTATCCTGATGCATTTAAAGTCGTCTTCCTGCACGTTATCCCGTTGAGTCTTTTTTCCTTGCACAAGGATGTCGGGAAGAATTCAAAGACCCGAGGAGGAAACTTTGGGGCGACGCCGACTCACCACTGTGTGGTTTGATCTCTCACCTCCTCTCTTTCTGTAAGGTGTGGGTGAAATTAGTGCAATTTAGACAGAGCCTTGACTTAGATGGAGGTTGTGAAGCAGGGCTCAGGTTGACATGGCATCTGAAGGGGCCAGCTGTCCTGCTTACGCTCACCTGTAAAAGTGTCATGCTTGGCTTCGCTCCAGACACTCCTCACTGCACTAACTCATGAAACTTGACGTGTACCTACCTATACCTGTGTGTACCAATTTTCATCAGGGGTGGAACATTTGCTCAGTCAGATGGGGGCGGAGATGGGGTCCTGATGCCTCTTCTCTCCCCCCTTTGTTTTCCCTAGTTTTACTAAAGACGTAATGGTTTAAAAtagatatctat
Proteins encoded in this window:
- the socs5a gene encoding suppressor of cytokine signaling 5a, whose product is MEKVGKVWSNLKKGCQSLLHTDGGSRIETPPQLQPQTDTVCQSVDKAQGDSTLEAASTSSSVAALPLVAWRTGGSVTRQGHNCVVDVPQILEITVEQDTEDARAPLGARRDSYSRHAPWSGKKRHSCSTKAQSSLETTDRRSGRSRRRHGTGTSREELEPGAARSIRQQIHDTVGLCLPLRSSSRNSHLPLPKRKIQITELMLETCPFAPGSDLARKWHLIKQHTAPVTVTPVDSSSDACGAACASPEDEEERLRERRRLSIEEGVDPPPDAQIHTVEAITAPLASLYKLGPKLAPGMGETLGDSRGATAANCDSEDDDTTTLCLQARRPKQRHASAEGLLSSKQPGPWKVHTQIDYIHCLVPDLLQITALPCYWGVMDRYEAEALLDGRPEGTFLLRDSAQEDYLFSVSFRRYGRSLHARIEQWNHNFSFDAHDPCVFHAATVTALLEHYKDPSACMFFEPLLTVPLHRTFPFGLQSLARSAICNGITYDGIGALPLPPALQDYLREYHYKQRVRVRWLEREPVKAK